Proteins encoded within one genomic window of Triticum aestivum cultivar Chinese Spring chromosome 2D, IWGSC CS RefSeq v2.1, whole genome shotgun sequence:
- the LOC123054331 gene encoding uncharacterized protein isoform X4 has protein sequence MPKVSGSEHQSMSKFSFGNKSVSFHSAIANGVFAKSDGIPEVAISDAIPEVAKTDVAPEVPTSDGIPEVATSDGIPEVVVQQESRPAVTPDVVTPIVPPAVIFGGLHNPVVLSSSSTPAKAVAKEGHVPVCALFSKVKTKDSIAAVHPKVFLLQSLNVISLMSILSCCFQFMLMENLLWKIQILLETCHPLFQFACRSISVMSWVMSSVLSMLPTDI, from the exons ATGCCCAAAGTGTCTGGAAGCGAGCATCAGTCTATGAGCAAATTCTCttttg gtaaCAAGTCTGTCTCATTTCATTCTGCTATCGCCAATGGTGTTTTTGCTAAATCTGATGGTATTCCAGAGGTTGCTATATCTGATGCTATTCCGGAGGTTGCTAAAACTGATGTTGCCCCAGAGGTTCCTACGTCTGATGGTATTCCAGAGGTTGCTACATCTGATGGTATTCCAGAGGTTGTTGTACAGCAAGAGAGTCGTCCTGCGGTCACTCCAGATGTTGTTACTCCCATTGTCCCTCCTGCTGTTATCTTTGGTGGTTTACATAATCCAGTTGTTCTATCTAGCTCTTCAACACCAGCTAAA GCTGTTGCAAAAGAAGGTCATGTTCCAGTATGCGCCTTGTTTTCCAAAGTTAAAACAAAAGATTCAATTGCTGCAGTCCACCCAAAG GTATTTCTCCTTCAAAGTCTAAATGTGATATCACTGATGTCGATTCTTTCGTGTTGCTTTCAG ttcatgctcatggaaaatcTCCTATGGAAGATACAAATTCTTTTAGAGACCTGTCACCCCTTGTTCCAATTCGCTTGTCGCAGTATTTCCGTAATGAG TTGGGTGATGTCCAGTGTTCTCAGTATGTTGCCGACAGATATCTGA
- the LOC123054332 gene encoding putative ubiquitin-like-specific protease 1B, which produces MVQIASHPEWCKYEVIRYERAYCSYRNLSSLQFKSRDNFLILCVCRYLFNEAHPSVSKKHFFFSYIGETILDGTNAEIVGNAFNGANSAFPMWRSNMLYFPICRFSHWFSFVVCLKEKLFVFLDSLYGEFSDFHLAIRDPIVNNFTNLWDTYVTPILRKRIDFENFDIVYPAVPQQNNTYDCGVFSIMYMKHWTPRTPIGNLFTQADIDNIRIKLINELYFS; this is translated from the exons ATGGTTCAGATTGCAAGTCATCCAGAGTGGTGCAA GTACGAGGTTATTCGATATGAAAGAGCTTACTGTAGTTACCGTAACCTTTCTTCACTACAGTTCAAATCTCGCGACAATTTCTTGATCTTGTGTGTGTGTCGATATCTATTCAATGAAGCTCACCCTTCCGTTTCTAAGAAACATTTCTTCTTCTCTTACATTGGT GAAACAATTCTGGATGGTACCAATGCTGAGATTGTTGGTAATGCTTTCAATGGTGCTAATAGCGCTTTTCCTATGTGGAGAAGCAACATG CTGTACTTCCCTATTTGTAGGTTCAGTCATTGGTTTTCTTTTGTGGTTTGCTTGAAGGAGAAACTGTTTGTCTTCCTCGATTCATTATATGGCGAGTTCTCAGATTTCCACCTAGCCATTCGTGATCCGATT GTTAACAACTTCACCAATCTATGGGACACATATGTGACTCCTATATTGAGGAAGCGTATTGACTTTGAAAATTTCGACATTGTGTATCCTGCGGTCCCTCAGCAAAATAACAC GTATGATTGTGGTGTTTTCTCTATTATGTACATGAAGCACTGGACTCCTAGGACTCCAATTGGCAATCTTTTTACGCAAGCTGATATAGATAACATCAGGATCAAGCTCATAAATGAACTTTATTTCAGCTAA
- the LOC123054331 gene encoding uncharacterized protein isoform X2, which translates to MPKVSGSEHQSMSKFSFGNKSVSFHSAIANGVFAKSDGIPEVAISDAIPEVAKTDVAPEVPTSDGIPEVATSDGIPEVVVQQESRPAVTPDVVTPIVPPAVIFGGLHNPVVLSSSSTPAKAVAKEGHVPVCALFSKVKTKDSIAAVHPKVFLLQSLNVISLMSILSCCFQMALLRIVMRKMLLMLLGFLLLLSLIVLLVFSLLLMSAITPQFMLMENLLWKIQILLETCHPLFQFACRSISVMSWVMSSVLSMLPTDI; encoded by the exons ATGCCCAAAGTGTCTGGAAGCGAGCATCAGTCTATGAGCAAATTCTCttttg gtaaCAAGTCTGTCTCATTTCATTCTGCTATCGCCAATGGTGTTTTTGCTAAATCTGATGGTATTCCAGAGGTTGCTATATCTGATGCTATTCCGGAGGTTGCTAAAACTGATGTTGCCCCAGAGGTTCCTACGTCTGATGGTATTCCAGAGGTTGCTACATCTGATGGTATTCCAGAGGTTGTTGTACAGCAAGAGAGTCGTCCTGCGGTCACTCCAGATGTTGTTACTCCCATTGTCCCTCCTGCTGTTATCTTTGGTGGTTTACATAATCCAGTTGTTCTATCTAGCTCTTCAACACCAGCTAAA GCTGTTGCAAAAGAAGGTCATGTTCCAGTATGCGCCTTGTTTTCCAAAGTTAAAACAAAAGATTCAATTGCTGCAGTCCACCCAAAG GTATTTCTCCTTCAAAGTCTAAATGTGATATCACTGATGTCGATTCTTTCGTGTTGCTTTCAG ATGGCCCTGCTAAGGATTGTAATGAGAAAGATGTTGTTAATGCTTTTGGGATTCCTTCTTTTGCTGAGCTTAATCGTGCTCTTGGTATTCAGTCTCCTTCTAATGTCTGCAATTACACCCcagttcatgctcatggaaaatcTCCTATGGAAGATACAAATTCTTTTAGAGACCTGTCACCCCTTGTTCCAATTCGCTTGTCGCAGTATTTCCGTAATGAG TTGGGTGATGTCCAGTGTTCTCAGTATGTTGCCGACAGATATCTGA
- the LOC123054331 gene encoding uncharacterized protein isoform X3, with the protein MPKVSGSEHQSMSKFSFGNKSVSFHSAIANGVFAKSDGIPEVAISDAIPEVAKTDVAPEVPTSDGIPEVATSDGIPEVVVQQESRPAVTPDVVTPIVPPAVIFGGLHNPVVLSSSSTPAKVRNEAVAKEGHVPVCALFSKVKTKDSIAAVHPKVFLLQSLNVISLMSILSCCFQFMLMENLLWKIQILLETCHPLFQFACRSISVMSWVMSSVLSMLPTDI; encoded by the exons ATGCCCAAAGTGTCTGGAAGCGAGCATCAGTCTATGAGCAAATTCTCttttg gtaaCAAGTCTGTCTCATTTCATTCTGCTATCGCCAATGGTGTTTTTGCTAAATCTGATGGTATTCCAGAGGTTGCTATATCTGATGCTATTCCGGAGGTTGCTAAAACTGATGTTGCCCCAGAGGTTCCTACGTCTGATGGTATTCCAGAGGTTGCTACATCTGATGGTATTCCAGAGGTTGTTGTACAGCAAGAGAGTCGTCCTGCGGTCACTCCAGATGTTGTTACTCCCATTGTCCCTCCTGCTGTTATCTTTGGTGGTTTACATAATCCAGTTGTTCTATCTAGCTCTTCAACACCAGCTAAAGTGCGTAATGAG GCTGTTGCAAAAGAAGGTCATGTTCCAGTATGCGCCTTGTTTTCCAAAGTTAAAACAAAAGATTCAATTGCTGCAGTCCACCCAAAG GTATTTCTCCTTCAAAGTCTAAATGTGATATCACTGATGTCGATTCTTTCGTGTTGCTTTCAG ttcatgctcatggaaaatcTCCTATGGAAGATACAAATTCTTTTAGAGACCTGTCACCCCTTGTTCCAATTCGCTTGTCGCAGTATTTCCGTAATGAG TTGGGTGATGTCCAGTGTTCTCAGTATGTTGCCGACAGATATCTGA
- the LOC123054334 gene encoding uncharacterized protein — protein MIHLNIEKIPEKYIIDRWRKNDYKLDITKTPDVAAENSTLRYNVLARKMVHVASIASKKKRKYEYLLGELDRIQKILREVDDVEETGDEGQSVTTRTITFIPIAGGEEGTTMALTIEDPDIAKTKGRPRMLTIRESIKQNKFYKCSHCGSQKHTIKNCTNLDKQYNLPRSNRRKQSNPRNVKKGGEKDDSKQRNRGKKKMDELATTKA, from the exons ATGATCCATCTCAACATCGAGAAGATACCAGAAAAATACATCATTGACAGATGGAGGAAAAATGACTACAAGCTCGATATTACAAAGACACCAGATGTTGCAGCAGAGAACTCCACACTAAGGTACAATGTGTTAGCAAGGAAAATGGTGCATGTGGCATCAATAGCTTCAAAGAAGAAGAGGAAGTATGAATATCTGCTAGGAGAATTGGACAGGATACAGAAAATATTGCGAGAAGTGGATGATGTAGAAGAAACTGGAGATGAGGGTCAGAGTGTAACCACAAGAACAATCACTTTTATACCAATAGCAGGGGGTGAAGAGGGGACAACCATGGCACTGACAATAGAAGACCCAGATATAGCCAAAACAAAGGGTAGGCCAAGGATGCTAACTATTCGCGAATCAATAAAGCAGAACAAGTTCTACAAATGCTCGCACTGTGGGTCACAAAAGCACACTATCAAGAATTGCACCAACCTTGACAAGCAATACAATCTACCCAGAAGCAACAGACGAAAGCAGTCGAACCCTAGGAATGTAAAGAAAG GTGGGGAGAAGGATGACAGCAAGCAAAGGAACCGAGGAAAGAAGAAGATGGACGAATTAGCAACAACAAAGGCTTAG
- the LOC123054331 gene encoding uncharacterized protein isoform X1, whose amino-acid sequence MPKVSGSEHQSMSKFSFGNKSVSFHSAIANGVFAKSDGIPEVAISDAIPEVAKTDVAPEVPTSDGIPEVATSDGIPEVVVQQESRPAVTPDVVTPIVPPAVIFGGLHNPVVLSSSSTPAKVRNEAVAKEGHVPVCALFSKVKTKDSIAAVHPKVFLLQSLNVISLMSILSCCFQMALLRIVMRKMLLMLLGFLLLLSLIVLLVFSLLLMSAITPQFMLMENLLWKIQILLETCHPLFQFACRSISVMSWVMSSVLSMLPTDI is encoded by the exons ATGCCCAAAGTGTCTGGAAGCGAGCATCAGTCTATGAGCAAATTCTCttttg gtaaCAAGTCTGTCTCATTTCATTCTGCTATCGCCAATGGTGTTTTTGCTAAATCTGATGGTATTCCAGAGGTTGCTATATCTGATGCTATTCCGGAGGTTGCTAAAACTGATGTTGCCCCAGAGGTTCCTACGTCTGATGGTATTCCAGAGGTTGCTACATCTGATGGTATTCCAGAGGTTGTTGTACAGCAAGAGAGTCGTCCTGCGGTCACTCCAGATGTTGTTACTCCCATTGTCCCTCCTGCTGTTATCTTTGGTGGTTTACATAATCCAGTTGTTCTATCTAGCTCTTCAACACCAGCTAAAGTGCGTAATGAG GCTGTTGCAAAAGAAGGTCATGTTCCAGTATGCGCCTTGTTTTCCAAAGTTAAAACAAAAGATTCAATTGCTGCAGTCCACCCAAAG GTATTTCTCCTTCAAAGTCTAAATGTGATATCACTGATGTCGATTCTTTCGTGTTGCTTTCAG ATGGCCCTGCTAAGGATTGTAATGAGAAAGATGTTGTTAATGCTTTTGGGATTCCTTCTTTTGCTGAGCTTAATCGTGCTCTTGGTATTCAGTCTCCTTCTAATGTCTGCAATTACACCCcagttcatgctcatggaaaatcTCCTATGGAAGATACAAATTCTTTTAGAGACCTGTCACCCCTTGTTCCAATTCGCTTGTCGCAGTATTTCCGTAATGAG TTGGGTGATGTCCAGTGTTCTCAGTATGTTGCCGACAGATATCTGA